Proteins encoded within one genomic window of Phormidium ambiguum IAM M-71:
- a CDS encoding CHAT domain-containing protein encodes MMAHYRIQKLIVLPLLGFVIIPSVSAFPELRVEQVSHIFTAKISQGYNSQLLLQEGIERYNDEQFSSAIKIFEQALTVSQGEYLNQALLLRYLSLAYQHLGRWQEAEKAITQSLQLLENKQDLASTQAYLEVFAKVLNTQGRLQWAKGQFSEALETWKQASTVYKQAGNDRGVIGSLINQAEALQALGLSSQAESELLKVEQVLLQQSDANLKATGLQNLGATLRRVGNLKKSREVLQKSWQVAEEFQLPKAESSALLELGNTERALGNQALAIAKPEEEQKHRQSAIAFYHQAANSPSVRLSAQLNLLSLLIETGQWSEAVPLSVTLQQAIANLPPSQTNIYARLNLARNLSCLASDIDKTALVCIGSDRQEQLSLPLPSIPPNTLNTREIGQILTSAIEQSRILKDRKAESYALGQLGGLYEATQQFSAAQELTQQALLLADRIQAADLRYRWEWQLGRLWEKQGDNKKALIAYKQAVKTLNSVRKDLLAINSDVQFSFRDNVEPLHRKLVDLLLRTEGNLQPSQENLQEALGVIDSLRLAELENFLNCNLSQSVQISQDINKVDKQAGFIYPIILEDRLEIIFQLPGQSLKHYVTPVKRTEMEKVVLELRENILRRNRPEIAIAKASQIYEWLISPIEPDLQKQSQIKTLVFVLDGALRNIPMSVLYDRKREEYLLQKQYAIAIVPGLQIFDLRPLQRQRLNVLAAGVSEKREIAGRLFAELPNVVQEVQQIRTVVPSESLLNPRFTEANLQQQLNLGNFSTVHIATHGNFSSDPEETYILAYNQLLNSNNLNNLLRSNNHSSRSSFVELLVLSACETAQGDNRATLGLAGLTVRAGVRSTLATLWQVSDRSTSALMQQFYKELTKPEMTKAEALHQAQLELFKQYKAPYHWASYVLVGNWL; translated from the coding sequence ATGATGGCGCACTATCGAATACAAAAACTAATTGTTTTACCATTGTTGGGATTCGTTATTATCCCATCTGTTTCGGCTTTTCCAGAGTTACGGGTTGAACAAGTATCTCATATTTTCACGGCTAAAATTTCTCAAGGTTATAATTCTCAATTGTTATTACAAGAAGGGATAGAACGCTACAATGATGAACAGTTTTCATCGGCAATTAAGATTTTTGAACAAGCTTTAACTGTTAGTCAAGGAGAGTATCTCAATCAAGCATTACTACTGCGTTATTTGTCCTTAGCTTATCAGCATTTAGGACGGTGGCAAGAAGCGGAAAAGGCCATTACCCAAAGTTTGCAACTGCTGGAAAATAAACAAGATCTAGCTAGTACCCAAGCTTATTTAGAAGTTTTCGCTAAAGTTTTGAATACTCAAGGACGTTTACAATGGGCGAAAGGGCAATTTTCTGAAGCTTTAGAAACTTGGAAACAAGCTAGTACTGTTTATAAACAAGCGGGAAACGATCGCGGTGTTATCGGTAGTTTAATTAATCAAGCTGAAGCTTTACAAGCATTAGGATTGAGCAGTCAGGCTGAATCGGAATTACTGAAAGTTGAGCAAGTATTATTACAGCAATCAGATGCTAATCTCAAGGCAACAGGTTTACAAAATCTCGGTGCAACTTTGCGGCGAGTTGGTAATCTGAAAAAGTCACGGGAAGTTTTGCAAAAAAGTTGGCAAGTTGCTGAAGAATTTCAACTTCCGAAAGCGGAAAGTTCTGCTTTGCTAGAATTAGGAAATACGGAACGTGCTTTAGGGAATCAAGCTTTAGCGATCGCTAAACCAGAAGAGGAACAAAAACATCGCCAAAGTGCGATCGCATTTTATCACCAAGCCGCTAATTCCCCTAGCGTCCGACTCTCGGCGCAACTAAATTTACTCAGCCTTTTAATAGAAACAGGTCAATGGTCAGAAGCAGTACCCTTAAGTGTAACTTTGCAACAAGCGATCGCAAATTTACCTCCCAGTCAAACTAATATTTATGCTCGATTAAACTTGGCGCGAAATCTCTCTTGTCTTGCATCAGATATTGACAAAACAGCTTTGGTGTGTATTGGGAGCGATCGACAAGAACAACTCAGCCTACCCCTTCCCAGTATTCCCCCGAATACCTTGAACACGCGAGAAATTGGCCAAATTTTAACTAGTGCGATCGAACAATCGCGCATCCTCAAAGACCGCAAAGCCGAATCCTACGCCCTTGGACAACTGGGCGGATTGTACGAAGCAACTCAACAATTCAGCGCCGCCCAAGAACTAACTCAGCAAGCCCTTCTGTTAGCCGATCGAATCCAAGCCGCCGATTTGCGATATCGTTGGGAATGGCAATTAGGGCGTTTGTGGGAAAAACAGGGAGACAACAAAAAAGCATTAATTGCATATAAACAAGCGGTTAAAACACTAAATTCTGTTCGCAAAGATTTACTCGCTATTAATTCCGATGTGCAATTTTCATTCCGGGACAATGTAGAACCTTTACACCGCAAATTAGTCGATTTGCTATTGCGAACTGAAGGAAACTTACAACCTAGTCAAGAAAATCTCCAGGAAGCACTTGGGGTTATTGACTCCTTGCGGTTAGCAGAATTAGAAAATTTTCTTAACTGTAACCTTAGTCAAAGCGTGCAAATTTCCCAGGATATTAACAAAGTAGATAAACAAGCAGGATTTATTTATCCAATTATCTTGGAAGACCGCTTAGAAATTATTTTTCAACTTCCCGGACAATCTCTCAAACACTATGTTACTCCAGTTAAAAGAACTGAAATGGAAAAAGTTGTCCTAGAACTGCGAGAAAATATTTTAAGACGAAATCGACCAGAAATTGCGATCGCAAAAGCAAGTCAGATCTATGAATGGTTAATTTCACCCATTGAGCCAGATTTGCAAAAACAAAGTCAAATCAAAACTTTAGTATTTGTGTTAGATGGGGCGCTGCGAAATATTCCTATGTCCGTTCTTTACGATCGCAAACGCGAAGAGTATTTGCTACAAAAACAGTATGCTATTGCGATCGTTCCCGGCTTACAAATTTTCGATCTCCGACCTTTGCAGCGACAACGTTTAAATGTTTTAGCAGCTGGAGTCAGTGAAAAACGGGAAATTGCAGGGCGCTTATTCGCAGAACTTCCGAATGTAGTTCAAGAAGTGCAGCAAATTAGAACTGTTGTACCTTCAGAATCACTTTTAAACCCAAGATTTACAGAAGCAAATCTGCAACAACAGCTTAACTTAGGCAATTTTTCTACTGTTCATATTGCCACTCATGGTAACTTCAGTTCTGACCCAGAAGAAACCTATATTTTGGCTTATAATCAACTACTCAACAGCAACAATTTAAACAATTTGCTGCGGAGTAATAATCATAGTAGTCGATCGAGTTTTGTGGAATTACTCGTCCTCAGTGCTTGCGAAACAGCCCAAGGTGATAATCGAGCAACTTTAGGGTTAGCTGGACTCACTGTGCGAGCAGGAGTACGCAGTACATTAGCAACATTATGGCAGGTGAGCGATCGTTCTACCTCGGCACTCATGCAGCAATTCTACAAAGAATTAACTAAGCCTGAAATGACAAAAGCCGAAGCACTGCATCAGGCTCAATTAGAGCTATTTAAACAATACAAAGCTCCCTATCATTGGGCATCTTATGTTTTAGTTGGCAATTGGTTATAA
- a CDS encoding EAL domain-containing protein: MHSLETNINQPHQIPGEVKESHDNVNQNHRHGKVVPLQNFLSQEAHQVLKFFSGGEEALLRQVVKSAPVFFYCLDRNGIFTIAEGKALEILELQPHKLIGKSIFELFDQLPDFLANIRTSLAGREVVWQSTIANMVFDNHVTPLRQTNGEIVGLVGISVLNITQHQQTEEQLRLLAAAVNYAEDAVIITSTNLEPPGPFIVFVNPAFTKITGYTAEEVIGRNPRFLQGPNTDRTVLNRLRQTLEAGEVFYGEAINYRKDGTEFYNEWHIEPIRDTQGRITHYLGVQRDITARKRAEAQLIHNALYDSLTGLPNRTLWKRRLAEAIEKAKQCQDYLFAVLFLDLDRFKLVNDSLGHLAGDELLFAIAKRLQSTLRPTDTVARLGGDEFGILLTNINELENITNVVNRIQDSVRQPLKLNGQEVFTTTSIGIALSSAGYDCPQDLMRDADIAMYRAKALGKARSCLFNKTMHQIAVDRLRLESDLRRALERQELRLHYQPIVSLNQGEITGFEALVRWEHPEKGLISPDEFIPVAEETGLINQIGWWVLREACLTLRIWQLTFPKETPLTMSVNLSGKQFAQPGLIEKVDSILQETGCDRNSLKLELTESAIMDRSDANFILENLRALGIKLDIDDFGIGYSSLDRLSQFPINTLKIDKSFVSRIDAGGRNIEIIKAIVTLAHTLGMNVVAEGVETSQQLTQLQALNCEFAQGYLFSKPLNSKAAEALLSSQPKWFCPAKIEENNQLTRPMNHINWVSKISKPQQIQSIQAAS, translated from the coding sequence ATGCACAGCCTGGAAACAAATATCAACCAACCTCATCAAATCCCAGGTGAAGTAAAAGAAAGCCATGACAATGTTAATCAAAATCACCGTCATGGCAAAGTCGTACCATTACAGAATTTCTTAAGTCAAGAAGCACATCAGGTACTTAAATTTTTTTCAGGTGGAGAGGAAGCTTTACTTCGTCAGGTAGTTAAGTCAGCGCCAGTATTTTTTTACTGTTTGGATCGCAATGGTATTTTTACTATTGCGGAGGGTAAAGCTTTAGAAATCTTAGAGTTACAGCCACATAAATTAATTGGAAAGTCAATATTTGAACTTTTCGATCAATTACCGGACTTTTTAGCTAATATTCGGACTAGTTTAGCTGGTAGAGAAGTTGTTTGGCAATCAACGATCGCTAATATGGTGTTTGACAACCATGTTACACCTTTAAGGCAAACAAACGGCGAGATTGTTGGTTTAGTGGGAATTTCTGTGTTAAATATCACTCAACATCAACAAACGGAAGAACAGTTAAGGTTGTTAGCAGCAGCCGTTAACTATGCTGAAGATGCCGTAATAATTACTTCTACTAACTTGGAACCTCCAGGCCCTTTTATAGTATTTGTTAATCCTGCATTTACAAAAATAACAGGTTACACTGCCGAAGAAGTGATTGGTCGAAATCCACGTTTTTTACAAGGGCCAAATACTGACCGGACGGTTTTAAATAGATTGAGACAAACTTTAGAAGCGGGAGAAGTTTTTTACGGGGAAGCAATTAACTATCGTAAAGATGGTACAGAATTTTATAATGAATGGCATATTGAACCAATTCGGGACACACAAGGTCGAATCACTCATTATTTGGGAGTGCAAAGAGACATTACAGCACGAAAAAGAGCGGAAGCGCAATTAATTCATAATGCTTTGTATGATAGTTTAACGGGTTTGCCGAATCGAACTTTATGGAAACGTCGTTTAGCCGAAGCCATTGAGAAAGCTAAACAATGTCAAGATTACTTGTTTGCTGTCCTATTTTTAGACTTAGATCGCTTCAAGTTAGTCAATGATAGTTTAGGGCATTTAGCAGGTGATGAATTACTGTTTGCGATCGCTAAACGACTACAATCTACTTTACGACCTACTGATACTGTGGCCCGATTAGGTGGCGATGAATTTGGGATTTTGCTGACCAACATTAACGAATTAGAAAATATTACTAATGTTGTTAATCGGATTCAAGATAGTGTTAGACAACCACTAAAATTAAATGGGCAAGAAGTTTTTACTACTACTAGTATTGGAATTGCTTTATCTTCCGCAGGCTACGATTGTCCCCAAGATTTGATGCGAGATGCTGATATTGCCATGTATCGAGCAAAAGCTTTAGGTAAAGCCCGTTCTTGTTTGTTTAACAAAACCATGCACCAAATAGCGGTGGATAGATTACGCTTGGAATCTGATTTGCGGCGGGCTTTGGAACGGCAAGAGTTAAGGTTACATTATCAACCAATTGTTTCTCTCAATCAAGGGGAAATTACTGGTTTTGAAGCATTAGTACGTTGGGAACATCCAGAAAAAGGTTTGATTTCTCCCGATGAGTTTATTCCTGTAGCTGAAGAAACGGGATTAATTAATCAGATTGGTTGGTGGGTGCTGCGGGAAGCTTGCTTAACATTAAGAATTTGGCAATTAACTTTCCCTAAAGAAACACCTTTAACTATGAGTGTTAATCTTTCGGGTAAACAATTTGCTCAACCGGGATTAATTGAAAAGGTGGATTCGATTTTACAGGAAACTGGGTGCGATCGCAATTCCCTAAAACTTGAACTTACTGAAAGCGCTATTATGGATCGTAGCGATGCTAATTTTATTTTGGAAAACTTACGAGCTTTAGGAATCAAATTAGACATAGATGATTTTGGTATTGGTTACTCTTCCTTGGATCGTTTGTCTCAATTTCCCATCAATACTTTAAAAATAGACAAATCTTTTGTCAGTCGGATTGATGCTGGGGGCAGAAATATCGAAATTATCAAAGCGATCGTGACTTTAGCTCATACTTTAGGAATGAATGTTGTTGCAGAAGGTGTGGAAACTAGCCAGCAATTAACTCAATTGCAAGCACTTAATTGTGAATTTGCTCAAGGTTATTTGTTCTCTAAACCTTTGAATAGTAAAGCAGCTGAAGCATTATTATCATCTCAACCAAAGTGGTTTTGTCCAGCAAAAATAGAAGAAAACAATCAGTTAACAAGACCTATGAATCATATAAATTGGGTAAGTAAAATATCTAAACCACAACAAATTCAGTCAATTCAAGCAGCTAGTTAA